The proteins below come from a single Paraburkholderia flagellata genomic window:
- a CDS encoding LysR family transcriptional regulator, with amino-acid sequence MDVNALTLLVEILDAGNLSEAARRLKMSRANVSYHLNHLEKSIGLQLVRRTTRRVEPTEIGLKLYEHGRAIQNALLAARESVSTLGQSLQGRVRLSVPSGYGQLVMSDWLIQFKRMYPGIVLDVMFENRVEDLLRDEVDIAVRVMHEPPQNLVARDMGPVKYIACACTEWAEKHGMPQTLEDLARAPVITATVVGRQLRLAGYLDEDRHEVLLEPSIISENFLFLRQSILAGLGVGIVPDYVMHDDIRQGAAVTSLDSWRLSIFGTHMYMLYMPNRHHTRAASTFIDYVLAEARKTGRGGDA; translated from the coding sequence ATGGACGTCAATGCGCTGACCCTGCTCGTCGAGATTCTCGACGCCGGCAACCTGAGCGAGGCGGCGCGCCGGCTCAAGATGAGCCGCGCGAACGTCAGCTACCACCTCAACCATCTGGAGAAGTCAATCGGCCTGCAACTCGTGCGCCGCACCACGCGCCGCGTCGAGCCGACCGAAATCGGCCTGAAGCTTTACGAGCACGGCCGCGCGATCCAGAATGCGCTGCTCGCCGCGCGCGAGTCGGTCTCCACCCTCGGCCAGAGCCTGCAGGGGCGCGTGCGGCTTTCCGTGCCGAGCGGCTACGGGCAGCTCGTCATGTCGGACTGGCTCATCCAGTTCAAGCGCATGTACCCCGGCATCGTGCTCGACGTGATGTTCGAAAATCGCGTGGAAGACCTGCTGCGCGACGAAGTGGATATCGCCGTGCGCGTGATGCACGAGCCTCCGCAGAATCTCGTGGCGCGCGACATGGGCCCGGTGAAGTACATCGCGTGCGCGTGCACGGAGTGGGCCGAAAAACATGGCATGCCGCAAACGCTGGAAGACCTGGCGCGCGCGCCCGTCATCACAGCAACGGTGGTGGGGCGGCAATTGCGGCTGGCGGGCTATCTGGACGAGGACCGGCACGAGGTGTTGCTCGAGCCTTCGATCATTTCGGAAAACTTTCTATTTTTGCGGCAGTCGATTCTGGCAGGACTCGGCGTAGGTATCGTGCCCGACTACGTGATGCACGACGACATTCGCCAGGGCGCCGCCGTCACGTCGCTCGATAGCTGGCGCTTGAGCATTTTCGGCACGCACATGTACATGCTCTACATGCCGAACCGGCATCACACGCGGGCGGCGTCCACATTCATCGATTACGTACTGGCCGAAGCGCGCAAGACCGGGCGCGGCGGGGACGCGTGA
- a CDS encoding acyl-CoA dehydrogenase family protein translates to MDLKFTTEEEAFRSEVLAFLKERLPQRLANKVSNGRHLTRDDMAQWHAILHEKGWLANHWPKEYGGPGWSAVQKFIFENECAIAGAPRIVPFGVNMLGPVLIKYGSEAQKRYWLPRILDGSDWWCQGYSEPGAGSDLASVRTTAVRSGDHYLVNGQKTWTTLGHYANMIFCLVRTATDVRKQEGISFLLIDMNTPGIEVRPIVTLDGEHEVNEVFFTDVRVPVENLVGEENKGWTYAKYLLTYERTNIAGVGFSVAALARLKRAAQKITRNGKPLAQDPQFAARLAKVEIDLENMKTTNLRVIAAVAGGGVPGAESSMLKIRGTEIRQEISSLLRRAMGPYAAPFVEEALEEGYAGDAIGPDEAASAAAQYFNNRKLSIFGGSNEIQKNIISKMILGL, encoded by the coding sequence ATGGACCTCAAATTCACCACCGAAGAAGAGGCGTTCCGCAGCGAAGTGCTCGCCTTCCTGAAGGAGCGCCTGCCGCAGCGCCTCGCGAACAAGGTGAGCAACGGTCGGCACCTCACGCGCGACGACATGGCGCAATGGCACGCCATCCTCCACGAAAAAGGCTGGCTCGCGAATCACTGGCCGAAGGAATACGGCGGCCCTGGCTGGAGCGCAGTGCAGAAGTTCATCTTCGAGAACGAATGCGCGATTGCGGGCGCGCCGCGCATCGTGCCGTTCGGCGTGAACATGCTCGGGCCCGTACTCATCAAGTACGGCAGCGAGGCGCAAAAGCGCTACTGGCTGCCGCGCATTCTCGATGGCTCGGACTGGTGGTGCCAGGGCTATTCGGAACCGGGCGCAGGCTCGGACCTCGCCTCTGTGCGCACCACGGCAGTTCGTAGCGGCGACCACTACCTGGTGAACGGCCAGAAAACGTGGACCACGCTCGGCCACTACGCGAACATGATCTTCTGCCTCGTGCGCACCGCCACCGACGTGCGCAAGCAGGAGGGCATCAGCTTCTTGCTGATCGACATGAACACGCCGGGCATCGAAGTCCGCCCCATCGTCACGCTCGACGGAGAACATGAGGTGAACGAAGTGTTCTTCACCGACGTACGCGTACCGGTGGAAAATCTCGTTGGCGAAGAAAACAAGGGCTGGACCTACGCGAAATATCTGCTCACGTACGAGCGCACGAATATCGCTGGCGTCGGCTTTTCGGTGGCGGCGCTCGCGCGCCTGAAGCGCGCCGCGCAGAAAATCACGCGCAACGGCAAGCCGCTTGCGCAAGATCCGCAGTTCGCCGCGCGCCTTGCGAAGGTCGAGATCGATCTGGAGAACATGAAGACGACGAACCTGCGCGTGATCGCAGCCGTCGCGGGCGGCGGCGTGCCCGGTGCGGAAAGCTCGATGCTGAAGATTCGCGGCACCGAAATCCGCCAGGAGATTTCCTCGCTGCTGCGTCGCGCGATGGGGCCGTACGCGGCGCCGTTCGTCGAGGAAGCGCTCGAGGAAGGCTATGCGGGCGATGCGATCGGCCCGGATGAAGCCGCCAGCGCCGCCGCGCAATACTTCAACAACCGCAAGTTGTCGATTTTCGGCGGCTCCAACGAAATTCAGAAGAACATCATCTCCAAGATGATTCTCGGTCTTTGA
- a CDS encoding 3-hydroxyacyl-CoA dehydrogenase NAD-binding domain-containing protein, whose product MASDPVNASPVTHELRGKVLLVTVDNPPVNALGVDVRRGLAAAIEHAEANDAVQAVLIVGAGRNFIAGADIREFGKPPQPPALPDVCNRIEACHKPVIAAIHGAALGGGLEVALAAHYRLAVAGAKLGLPEVQLGLLPGAGGTQRTPRLIGAEAALSLMLSGRHASAQEAQKLGLVDRVGASDDILAEGLAYAQELLAGHAHVRRTRDAQALADRPQAQAAIDAARADTAKKSRGLFSPLKIVDCVQAALDLSFDEGLRFERKQFIECLESPQRAGLVHAFFAEREVQKAPETKSAKPRAIETVGVIGGGTMGAGIAVAVLDAGLPVTMIERDDASLARGRAHVEKVYDGLIAKGRMKPEAKAQILARFDGSTSYDALANTDLVIEAVFEDMAVKQAVFAELDRVCKPGAVLATNTSYLDIDAIAASIKRPQDVVGLHFFSPANIMKLLEIVVPKQVSADVVATAFELAKKLRKVPVRAGVCDGFIGNRILAVFRTAADHLMEDGASPYQIDKAVRDFGFPMGPYQVVDLAGGDIGWATRKRRAATRDPKARYVQIADRVCERGWFGQKTGRGFYLYPEGARTGTPDPEVEAIIRAERERAGIAPRSFSDEEIMRRYMAAMVNEGANVVFEKIALRPLDVDVALLYGYGFPRYRGGPMKYADTVGLANVLADIREYAKEDPLFWRPSPLLVELVERGENFASLNQSV is encoded by the coding sequence ATGGCATCCGATCCCGTGAACGCCTCCCCCGTCACTCACGAACTGCGCGGCAAGGTGCTGCTCGTCACCGTGGACAATCCGCCCGTCAACGCGCTGGGTGTGGACGTGCGCCGCGGCCTCGCCGCCGCCATCGAGCATGCCGAAGCGAACGACGCCGTGCAGGCCGTGCTGATCGTCGGCGCGGGGCGCAATTTCATCGCCGGCGCGGACATTCGCGAGTTCGGCAAGCCGCCGCAGCCGCCCGCGCTGCCCGACGTTTGCAACCGCATCGAGGCCTGCCACAAGCCGGTGATCGCCGCCATTCACGGCGCGGCCCTCGGCGGCGGCCTCGAAGTGGCGCTCGCGGCGCATTACCGGCTTGCCGTGGCCGGCGCCAAACTCGGCCTGCCCGAGGTGCAACTGGGCCTGCTGCCGGGAGCCGGCGGCACGCAACGCACGCCGCGGCTGATCGGCGCCGAAGCCGCGCTCTCGCTCATGCTGAGCGGCCGCCACGCGAGCGCGCAGGAAGCGCAAAAGCTCGGCCTGGTCGATCGCGTGGGCGCGAGCGACGACATTCTCGCCGAAGGCCTCGCCTACGCGCAGGAACTGCTCGCGGGTCATGCGCACGTACGCCGCACGCGCGACGCCCAGGCGCTCGCGGACCGCCCGCAAGCGCAAGCCGCAATCGATGCCGCGCGCGCCGACACCGCGAAGAAGTCGCGCGGTCTCTTTTCTCCGCTGAAGATCGTCGATTGCGTGCAGGCCGCGCTCGATCTTTCGTTCGACGAAGGCCTGCGCTTCGAGCGCAAGCAGTTCATCGAGTGCCTCGAAAGCCCGCAGCGCGCGGGCCTCGTGCACGCCTTCTTCGCCGAGCGCGAAGTGCAGAAAGCCCCTGAAACGAAGAGCGCGAAGCCGCGCGCGATCGAAACCGTCGGCGTGATCGGCGGCGGCACGATGGGCGCGGGCATTGCCGTCGCCGTGCTCGACGCGGGCCTGCCCGTGACGATGATCGAGCGCGACGACGCCTCGCTCGCCCGCGGCCGCGCGCATGTGGAAAAGGTCTACGACGGCCTCATCGCAAAGGGCCGCATGAAGCCCGAGGCGAAAGCGCAGATCCTCGCGCGCTTTGACGGCAGCACTTCGTACGATGCGCTCGCGAACACCGATCTCGTGATCGAAGCCGTGTTCGAGGACATGGCCGTGAAGCAGGCCGTGTTCGCCGAACTCGACCGCGTGTGCAAACCCGGCGCCGTGCTCGCGACCAACACCTCGTACCTCGACATCGACGCCATTGCGGCGAGCATCAAGCGCCCACAGGACGTGGTGGGTCTGCACTTCTTCTCGCCCGCCAACATCATGAAGCTGCTCGAAATCGTGGTGCCGAAGCAGGTGAGCGCCGACGTGGTCGCCACCGCATTCGAGCTGGCGAAGAAGCTGCGCAAGGTTCCGGTGCGCGCGGGTGTGTGCGACGGCTTCATCGGCAATCGCATTCTCGCGGTGTTCCGCACCGCTGCGGATCATCTGATGGAAGACGGCGCTTCGCCGTATCAGATCGACAAGGCCGTACGTGACTTCGGCTTTCCGATGGGCCCGTACCAGGTGGTCGATCTCGCGGGCGGCGACATCGGCTGGGCCACGCGCAAGCGCCGCGCCGCCACGCGCGACCCGAAGGCGCGCTACGTGCAGATTGCCGACCGCGTCTGCGAGCGCGGCTGGTTCGGCCAGAAGACGGGCCGCGGCTTCTACCTCTACCCCGAAGGCGCGCGCACCGGCACGCCCGACCCCGAAGTCGAAGCCATCATCCGCGCTGAGCGCGAGCGCGCCGGCATCGCGCCGCGCAGCTTCAGCGACGAAGAGATCATGCGCCGCTACATGGCCGCGATGGTCAACGAAGGCGCAAACGTCGTGTTCGAGAAGATCGCGCTGCGCCCGCTCGACGTGGACGTCGCGCTGCTCTACGGCTACGGCTTCCCGCGCTATCGCGGCGGCCCGATGAAATACGCCGATACCGTGGGTCTCGCCAACGTGCTCGCCGATATCCGCGAGTACGCAAAGGAAGATCCGCTGTTCTGGCGTCCTTCGCCGCTGCTCGTCGAACTCGTGGAGCGCGGCGAGAATTTCGCGAGCCTCAATCAATCGGTCTGA
- a CDS encoding acyl-CoA dehydrogenase family protein, which produces MDFQHTEDRRMLADTLNRFITEQYAFNTRDTIARSTQGFSADMWQRFAELGVIGALFDEADGGFGGAAFDVAVVFEALGRGLVVEPFLDTLIVGRVLAHAGSEAQRARIASFIDGSQIATLAHDEPGSHYEEARVTTRAEKSADGWVLQGAKGVVQHAEHADVLLVSARAAFDKPGSVFDEAGISLFLVPRDAAGVSVRGYRKIDGGRAAEVTLDNVKLNADALVGTQGSGFATLEHARGYGIVALAAEAVGAMDIARGFTLEYLRTRKQFGAPIGSFQALQHRMADVLLEIEQARSAVINAAAAIDAPRVQRERALSAAKYTIGRIGARVAEEAIQLHGGIGMTWELPLAHYAKRLVMIDHQLGDEDHHLARYIALGREAA; this is translated from the coding sequence ATGGATTTCCAGCACACAGAAGACCGCCGCATGCTTGCGGATACGCTCAACCGCTTCATTACGGAGCAGTACGCTTTCAATACGCGCGATACAATCGCGCGCTCCACGCAAGGCTTTAGCGCAGACATGTGGCAGCGCTTCGCCGAACTCGGCGTGATCGGCGCGCTGTTCGACGAGGCCGATGGCGGCTTTGGGGGCGCAGCCTTCGACGTCGCGGTGGTGTTCGAAGCGCTCGGGCGCGGCCTCGTGGTCGAGCCGTTCCTCGATACTCTGATCGTTGGCCGCGTGCTCGCCCATGCGGGCAGCGAGGCGCAGCGCGCGCGCATTGCGTCGTTCATCGACGGTTCGCAAATCGCTACGCTCGCGCACGACGAACCGGGTTCGCACTACGAGGAAGCGCGCGTGACGACCCGTGCGGAGAAAAGCGCGGACGGTTGGGTTCTGCAAGGCGCAAAGGGCGTCGTGCAGCACGCGGAACATGCCGACGTATTGCTCGTTTCGGCGCGTGCCGCGTTCGACAAACCCGGTAGCGTATTCGACGAAGCGGGCATCTCCCTCTTCCTCGTGCCGCGCGATGCAGCAGGCGTGAGCGTGCGCGGCTACCGCAAGATCGACGGCGGCCGTGCAGCGGAAGTGACGCTCGACAACGTGAAGTTGAATGCCGATGCGCTCGTCGGCACGCAAGGCAGCGGCTTCGCGACGCTCGAACACGCACGCGGCTACGGCATCGTGGCGCTCGCGGCGGAAGCCGTGGGCGCGATGGATATCGCACGCGGCTTCACGCTCGAATACCTGCGCACGCGCAAGCAGTTCGGCGCACCCATCGGCAGCTTCCAGGCGTTGCAGCATCGCATGGCGGACGTGCTGCTCGAAATCGAGCAGGCGCGCTCGGCGGTCATCAACGCCGCAGCGGCGATCGACGCACCGCGCGTGCAGCGCGAGCGCGCGCTTTCGGCGGCGAAGTACACGATCGGGCGCATTGGCGCGCGCGTGGCGGAAGAGGCGATCCAGCTGCATGGCGGCATTGGCATGACGTGGGAATTGCCGCTTGCGCACTATGCAAAGCGGCTCGTCATGATCGATCATCAGCTGGGCGACGAGGATCATCATCTCGCGCGCTACATCGCATTGGGGCGTGAGGCGGCGTGA
- a CDS encoding CaiB/BaiF CoA transferase family protein, whose amino-acid sequence MQTDKSSLPLSGVRVLDLSRVLAGPWSAMVLGDLGAEVIKIEHPDRGDDTRDWGVRVGKTETAYFNSVNRNKRSITLDLQTPEGQQIVRELAKNSDIVIQNFKFGGVEKLGLGYEQLSAENPRLIYCSISGYDRTGPEAKRPGYDLVVQGETGLMAMNGEAHQPPLKFGVAAVDLFTGMYSAQAMLAALYERERTGRGRHIEMALFDCGIMITAYYGLEALLIGEDPPRYGNAHPSIVPYGVFDAADGPLVITVGNNAQFERFCREVIERADLADDARYKTNILRGQNRETLVPELTRELGSRPRKLLLERLARAGIPCGEVAGLREALLSPRATLGGLVTQQPHPHTESGTTPVLAPPWRFDGERMPVRHAPPQLGEGTQDVLQSLLGYSAEQLAGLKEKGVI is encoded by the coding sequence ATGCAGACGGACAAAAGCAGCTTGCCTCTATCGGGCGTGCGCGTACTCGATCTTTCGCGTGTGCTGGCCGGGCCGTGGAGCGCGATGGTGCTCGGCGATCTCGGCGCGGAAGTCATCAAGATCGAGCATCCCGACCGCGGCGACGACACGCGCGACTGGGGCGTGCGAGTCGGCAAGACCGAGACTGCGTATTTCAACAGCGTGAATCGCAACAAGCGTTCGATCACGCTCGATCTGCAAACGCCCGAAGGCCAGCAGATCGTGCGCGAGCTGGCGAAGAACAGCGACATCGTCATCCAGAACTTCAAGTTCGGTGGCGTGGAAAAGCTCGGGCTTGGCTATGAGCAGTTGAGCGCGGAGAACCCGCGTCTCATCTATTGCTCGATTTCGGGCTACGACCGCACTGGCCCCGAAGCAAAACGCCCCGGCTACGACCTCGTCGTGCAGGGTGAAACGGGCCTGATGGCGATGAACGGCGAAGCCCACCAGCCGCCGCTCAAGTTCGGCGTGGCGGCCGTGGATCTCTTCACGGGCATGTATTCCGCGCAGGCGATGCTCGCCGCGCTGTACGAGCGCGAGCGCACGGGACGCGGGCGCCATATCGAAATGGCGCTGTTCGACTGCGGCATCATGATTACCGCTTATTACGGCCTCGAAGCGCTGCTGATCGGCGAAGACCCGCCGCGCTACGGCAACGCGCACCCGTCGATCGTGCCGTATGGCGTGTTCGATGCAGCCGATGGTCCGCTCGTCATCACTGTGGGCAACAACGCGCAGTTCGAGCGCTTTTGCCGCGAAGTGATCGAGCGCGCCGACCTCGCCGACGACGCACGCTACAAGACCAACATTCTGCGCGGACAGAACCGCGAAACGCTCGTGCCGGAACTCACGCGCGAACTGGGCAGCCGTCCGCGCAAGCTCTTGCTCGAACGCCTCGCGCGTGCGGGCATTCCGTGCGGCGAAGTGGCAGGCTTGCGCGAGGCGCTGCTTTCGCCGCGCGCCACGCTTGGCGGACTCGTCACGCAGCAGCCGCATCCGCATACCGAAAGCGGCACGACGCCCGTGCTCGCGCCGCCGTGGCGCTTCGATGGCGAACGCATGCCCGTGCGGCACGCGCCGCCGCAACTCGGCGAAGGCACGCAGGATGTCTTGCAGTCGCTGCTCGGTTATTCGGCGGAACAACTGGCCGGGTTGAAGGAAAAAGGCGTTATCTAG
- a CDS encoding Dyp-type peroxidase gives MTPASLTQEPQSVSSAVTRNAFFIVATVNEDVASRATVRAWCADVANLVRAVGKRVPAGNLSCVVGFSSDAWDKLFGEPRPAELHPFREFGTGERKAIATPGDILLHIRADETDLCFELATQLMTRLEGAVTTVDEVHGFRNFDMRAMIGFVDGTENPTGNEAVHFTVIGENDDPEFCGGSYVLVQKYLHDMKGWNALSVEAQEHIIGRTKLQDIELDEAVKPSWSHSSLTTLEDDAGNEIKILRDNMPFGRPGSAEFGTYFIGYARSPEPIEQMLENMFVGLPPGNYDRLLDFSRAVTGGLFFVPSQPLLEALAEVDPGAAPTIDVSAADSSQTETEPAAAPSADGSLAIGSLKGAPRYE, from the coding sequence ATGACGCCGGCCTCTCTCACGCAGGAACCGCAGTCCGTTTCCAGCGCGGTCACGCGCAACGCCTTCTTCATCGTGGCCACCGTCAACGAAGACGTCGCGAGCCGCGCCACCGTGCGCGCCTGGTGCGCCGACGTCGCCAACCTCGTGCGCGCGGTGGGCAAGCGCGTGCCGGCTGGCAATCTCTCGTGCGTGGTGGGCTTTTCGTCCGACGCATGGGACAAGCTGTTCGGCGAGCCGCGCCCGGCCGAGTTGCATCCGTTCCGCGAATTCGGCACGGGCGAGCGCAAGGCGATCGCCACGCCCGGCGACATCCTGCTGCACATACGCGCCGACGAAACCGACCTGTGCTTCGAACTGGCCACCCAGCTCATGACGCGCCTGGAAGGCGCGGTCACGACCGTGGACGAAGTGCACGGCTTTCGCAACTTCGACATGCGCGCGATGATCGGCTTCGTCGACGGCACCGAAAATCCCACGGGCAACGAAGCCGTTCACTTCACGGTGATCGGCGAAAACGACGATCCCGAATTCTGCGGCGGCAGCTACGTGCTCGTGCAGAAATACCTGCACGACATGAAAGGCTGGAACGCGCTTTCCGTCGAAGCGCAGGAGCACATCATCGGCCGCACCAAGCTCCAGGACATCGAACTGGACGAAGCCGTGAAGCCGAGCTGGTCGCACAGCTCGCTCACCACGCTCGAAGACGACGCGGGCAACGAGATCAAGATCCTGCGCGACAACATGCCGTTCGGCCGGCCCGGCTCTGCCGAATTCGGCACCTACTTCATCGGCTACGCGCGCTCGCCCGAGCCGATCGAACAGATGCTCGAAAACATGTTCGTCGGCCTGCCGCCCGGCAACTACGACCGGCTGCTCGACTTCAGCCGCGCCGTCACGGGCGGACTGTTCTTCGTGCCTTCGCAGCCGCTGCTCGAAGCGCTCGCCGAAGTCGATCCGGGCGCCGCGCCCACCATCGATGTGAGCGCCGCCGATTCATCGCAAACAGAAACCGAGCCTGCCGCCGCGCCGAGCGCGGACGGCTCGCTCGCCATCGGATCCCTCAAAGGAGCACCCCGGTATGAATAA
- a CDS encoding VTT domain-containing protein: MNEPAPLMEHAYDHLLHLLAAHATWTLAFVAVAAFLESLAFVGTFFPGSTAMFIAGAFAATGTINLGWLFVCAIAGAVAGDGVSFWIGHRYRDSLGQMWPFSRHPGILERAQAYFVSHGTRSVILARFIAPLRAVVPIVAGMAGMKPMRFFMMNVISALIWAPAHIVPGVVFGASLQLAGAVSFRLVVVIGIVAFAVWLIWRFVRMLLLHIDNWAGASRRSAAQWAAQHPGRASKRIARLLDPAQPALGPVIVITGLVPVSAAVFSYVLGNVLRGAPLVQLDQSVRQFLQSIRTTWADATLARVETLGSSWTLAALIATMGVWMVLERRWRTIAYWMIAAAVSQLLIVILRFVIHHTAPGGGQAVEAYVFPSDRVSTMVIVYGFVMFLLVRRASMLEAALVAALGNGIVVTVAFAGLYFDRFLFSDAIGGAAFAAIWVAIVVLTSLWRYPKRPPQRVYMPPIVLVVLVGAFLLQTVPSWRAPAPPTTATAAAPVVITQLQWSDSLWRTFACYRFDMKGARREPMTIQWAASADDLRAALRDAGWAEGPQISLRSVLSLVAPNVDVMSLPLLPKLNNGLPSPLVFARARLTAKPGDAGEPGSRRDVLRFWPSGYALAPRHAGNGNGNGGGKADGGEPTPIWVGSLVHERLRRGSWPFNVVTSYPDDSSDLSAPGQPAGWRTLALPGEAGCEGRPVKLVVQGGR, translated from the coding sequence GTGAACGAACCCGCCCCGCTCATGGAGCACGCCTACGATCATCTGCTGCACCTGCTCGCCGCGCATGCCACGTGGACGCTCGCCTTTGTCGCGGTCGCCGCTTTCCTCGAATCGCTCGCGTTCGTCGGCACGTTCTTTCCCGGCAGCACGGCGATGTTCATTGCAGGCGCGTTCGCAGCCACGGGCACGATCAACCTTGGCTGGCTCTTCGTCTGCGCCATTGCGGGCGCCGTGGCCGGCGACGGCGTGAGCTTCTGGATCGGCCATCGCTATCGGGACTCGCTTGGCCAGATGTGGCCGTTCAGCCGCCACCCCGGCATTCTCGAACGCGCGCAGGCCTACTTCGTGAGCCACGGCACGCGCAGCGTGATCCTCGCGCGCTTCATCGCGCCGCTACGCGCCGTGGTGCCGATCGTCGCGGGCATGGCCGGCATGAAGCCCATGCGCTTCTTCATGATGAACGTGATCTCCGCGCTCATCTGGGCGCCCGCGCATATCGTGCCGGGCGTGGTGTTCGGCGCCTCGCTCCAGCTCGCGGGGGCGGTGTCGTTCCGGCTCGTCGTGGTCATCGGCATCGTAGCGTTCGCGGTCTGGCTCATCTGGCGCTTCGTGCGCATGCTGCTCCTGCACATCGACAACTGGGCCGGCGCGTCGCGGCGCAGCGCGGCGCAGTGGGCGGCGCAGCATCCCGGACGCGCCTCGAAGCGCATCGCCCGCCTGCTCGATCCGGCGCAGCCCGCGCTCGGCCCCGTCATCGTGATCACGGGCCTCGTGCCGGTAAGCGCGGCCGTGTTTTCCTATGTGCTAGGCAACGTGCTGCGCGGCGCGCCGCTCGTGCAGCTCGACCAGTCCGTGCGCCAGTTCCTGCAGTCGATCCGCACCACATGGGCCGACGCGACGCTCGCGCGCGTCGAAACGCTCGGCAGCAGCTGGACGCTGGCGGCGCTCATCGCGACGATGGGTGTATGGATGGTGCTGGAGCGGCGTTGGCGCACCATCGCTTACTGGATGATTGCGGCGGCCGTTTCGCAACTGCTCATCGTCATCCTGCGCTTCGTCATTCACCATACGGCGCCGGGTGGCGGCCAGGCCGTCGAGGCCTATGTGTTCCCGAGCGACCGCGTGTCGACGATGGTCATCGTCTACGGCTTCGTGATGTTCCTGCTCGTGCGCCGCGCGAGCATGCTGGAGGCCGCACTCGTCGCCGCGCTCGGCAACGGGATTGTCGTGACCGTGGCGTTCGCGGGGCTCTACTTCGACCGCTTCCTGTTCTCGGACGCCATCGGCGGCGCAGCCTTCGCCGCGATCTGGGTGGCGATCGTCGTGCTCACCTCGCTCTGGCGCTACCCCAAGCGGCCGCCGCAACGCGTGTATATGCCGCCCATCGTGCTCGTCGTGCTGGTCGGCGCCTTTCTCCTGCAGACGGTGCCGTCATGGCGCGCGCCCGCACCGCCCACGACCGCCACGGCGGCGGCGCCCGTCGTCATCACGCAATTGCAGTGGAGCGACTCGCTGTGGAGGACGTTTGCGTGCTATCGCTTCGACATGAAAGGCGCGCGCCGCGAGCCGATGACGATCCAGTGGGCCGCCAGCGCCGACGACCTGCGCGCGGCGCTGCGCGACGCAGGCTGGGCCGAGGGCCCGCAGATCTCGCTGAGGAGCGTGCTATCGCTCGTCGCACCGAACGTGGACGTGATGTCGCTGCCGCTGCTGCCGAAGCTGAACAACGGCCTGCCCTCGCCGCTCGTGTTCGCCCGCGCGCGCCTGACCGCGAAGCCTGGCGACGCGGGCGAGCCGGGCAGCCGCCGCGACGTGCTGCGCTTCTGGCCTTCGGGCTACGCGCTCGCGCCGCGGCATGCTGGAAACGGCAATGGCAATGGCGGCGGCAAGGCAGACGGCGGCGAGCCCACGCCGATCTGGGTCGGCTCGCTCGTGCACGAGCGGCTGCGCCGCGGGTCGTGGCCGTTCAACGTGGTCACGAGCTACCCCGACGACAGTTCGGACCTCAGCGCCCCCGGCCAGCCGGCTGGCTGGCGCACGCTCGCGCTGCCGGGCGAAGCGGGCTGCGAGGGGCGGCCCGTGAAACTGGTCGTGCAGGGCGGCCGCTGA
- a CDS encoding DUF4397 domain-containing protein, producing the protein MKTMRTLLAFASAAALLTACGGGSSSNDVGKEIGVQNPEIHFVHALPGGPNVDFLVNGPLQTNIAYKQVTNFANINTGNTNVSYASTGTTTALASGNFPDVAKGHEYTVLALPALTGGDIGLIDDPFDKGLLSSSARLRAFNATVNAQNLDIYIVAPGTDINTVQPTLPAVGYKNAVPASGQDSIYMNGGNYVAIVTTAGSKTAIYESASFNLANNADWLITTVPISGTLSQLLPGQIHLLVAQGGNTSQPAVEYNNTLTGQ; encoded by the coding sequence ATGAAGACGATGCGCACCCTGCTCGCCTTCGCGAGCGCGGCGGCCCTGCTCACTGCGTGTGGCGGCGGCAGCAGCAGCAACGATGTCGGCAAGGAGATCGGCGTGCAGAACCCTGAAATCCATTTCGTGCATGCCCTGCCGGGCGGCCCGAACGTCGATTTCCTGGTCAACGGCCCCTTGCAGACGAACATCGCATACAAGCAGGTGACGAACTTCGCCAACATCAACACCGGCAACACGAACGTCTCGTATGCGAGCACCGGCACGACCACGGCGCTTGCAAGCGGCAACTTCCCCGACGTGGCGAAGGGCCACGAGTACACCGTGCTCGCGCTGCCCGCGCTCACCGGCGGCGACATCGGCCTGATCGACGATCCGTTCGACAAGGGCCTGCTTTCCAGCAGCGCACGCCTTCGCGCGTTCAACGCCACCGTCAACGCGCAGAACCTCGACATCTACATCGTCGCACCCGGCACGGATATCAACACCGTGCAGCCGACGTTGCCGGCCGTGGGATACAAGAACGCCGTGCCCGCGAGCGGCCAGGACTCGATCTACATGAACGGCGGCAACTACGTGGCGATCGTGACGACAGCGGGCAGCAAGACAGCGATCTACGAATCGGCTTCGTTCAACCTCGCGAACAACGCGGACTGGCTCATTACGACCGTGCCGATTTCGGGTACGCTCTCGCAACTCCTGCCGGGGCAGATTCACCTGCTCGTCGCGCAGGGCGGCAACACCTCGCAGCCAGCCGTGGAGTACAACAACACGCTCACGGGCCAATAG